In Stomoxys calcitrans chromosome 2, idStoCalc2.1, whole genome shotgun sequence, the following proteins share a genomic window:
- the LOC131994996 gene encoding uncharacterized protein LOC131994996, protein MFVAKRRDVIREKGFCYNCLGTAHTRNWCPSRSKCMVCQLNHHTMVHVAKSPNPKAASQPRESSNTHEYHRSRTSSHKPSSSRTKKQSNNRQRSSPQNKRTSNHKPHFKERLSRRSRVHVFLPTALARVRTSEGPAKARLLLSSGEVQTVILQALVDRLNLQTIKRDSKTYCTLNLESYHDPMVKIQVTGLVHSRFHTTLPTTTTAAKLRTIYDTLHDLADPHFCNPSNVEILLANDNLPKILRAGMIQTSSNMPIAQSTIFGWIISGACHY, encoded by the coding sequence ATGTTCGTGGCCAAAAGACGAGACGTAATAAGAGAAAAGGGCTTCTGTTACAACTGCCTTGGCACAGCTCACACCCGGAACTGGTGCCCATCCAGAAGCAAATGCATGGTGTGCCAGCTTAACCACCATACCATGGTTCACGTGGCTAAATCACCCAACCCTAAGGCGGCAAGTCAACCCAGGGAATCATCCAACACTCACGAGTACCACCGAAGCCGAACTAGCTCCCATAAACCATCATCATCACGGACCAAAAAACAATCGAACAATAGGCAACGAAGTTCACCACAAAACAAGAGAACCAGCAACCATAAGCCGCACTTTAAAGAACGGTTGAGCCGACGTTCTAGAGTTCATGTGTTTTTGCCTACGGCTCTAGCTCGTGTTCGAACCTCTGAAGGCCCGGCAAAGGCCAGATTACTACTGAGTTCAGGCGAAGTTCAGACGGTGATACTCCAGGCCCTGGTAGACAGATTGAATCTTCAAACGATAAAAAGGGACAGTAAGACTTACTGTACCCTAAATTTAGAATCTTACCATGATCCGATGGTAAAAATTCAAGTAACCGGCCTTGTTCACTCCCGTTTCCATACaactcttccaacaactacaacGGCagcaaaacttcgtacaattTATGACACCCTGCATGACTTAGCCGATCCACACTTCTGCAATCCATCAAATGTCGAAATTCTGCTGGCCAACGATAATTTACCAAAAATATTAAGAGCTGGAATGATTCAAACGTCCTCAAATATGCCGATAGCTCAAAGCACCATCTTTGGGTGGATCATCTCTGGAGCTTGCCATTATTAA